The genomic segment GATGGATATTTCCAATTCGCACCCTTATTAATCCTTCCTCTTGAGCTATCTCAAGGTATCTTTGTGCATCTCTCCTATATGTTGTTGGAAGGTCTGACATATAGAAATGTGGATAAAACCCAAGAAGGGCGTAGGGTATGTTCTTATCAAGAGATGCAATGAACCGTGCTATGCCTCTTATCTCTTTTTCATCGATATAGCCAGGCACAAGAAGTGTACTTGCTACCAATAATGGTGGTACTGTTCTCTCCTTTATACTCTCTGACACAAAGGCAAAGTTTTCCAATGTCCTTCTATTCGTAACACCTGTCAGGGCGATATTTAAATTTTCATTCCATGTCTTGAGGTCAAACTTTATACAGCCACCTGAATTGAGGGATAACTCTATCATCTCTTTGAGAAGCCCTTTATTCATTGTCCCATTAGTTTCCCAGCATATCCGCAGTATCCTGTCTTTGTTTTTTTCAATCGCAAGTCTTGATGCCTTCAGGGCAAAGGGAAGCTGGGGTGTCGGATCTCCTCCAAAATAACAGATGCATGAGGTAGTTCTGTCAACAGCATTTGCAAGCTCTTCTGCCTTTCTCCTTGCCGACTTGAGGGTCTCGTCCCTGAAATGCCAGTTCTGGCAGAAGAGGCAATCAAAAGAACATGCATGGAAGAATACAGCAAGGTTTTTATATCCATATTCAGGACCATCTTTGTAGGCGTATTTTGGAAATCCTGCACCCATGCCGCCAGCACAGACCCAGTCTGCAACACAGTTAGTAGGGAGTGAATCATAATACCATGAAAGTTTTCCTTCTTCAGGAGTAACACCTGTAAGCCTTCCATCCTTATTTCTTCTAAGCCCACAGAATCCGAGACTATCCGCTGATATCCTGCACTCATTAACACATATATTGCATGGAATCCCATTAATATCATCTGGATGCTTTGGAGGAAGTCCAAAGGCTTCTCTGCTTTTTCTGTGGGATCTTTCAGCATATGGGATTGCCTTATCGGGTTTTTCTCTTATGCATTCAATACACAGATTGAGACCCTCTGAGATTAGTTCAGATGTTTGCCCACAGACCATACAGGTGTTCATACATATTTTTACCCTTCATACATAATCTTACCCATATCGGATATATCATA from the Nitrospirota bacterium genome contains:
- a CDS encoding radical SAM protein, giving the protein MNTCMVCGQTSELISEGLNLCIECIREKPDKAIPYAERSHRKSREAFGLPPKHPDDINGIPCNICVNECRISADSLGFCGLRRNKDGRLTGVTPEEGKLSWYYDSLPTNCVADWVCAGGMGAGFPKYAYKDGPEYGYKNLAVFFHACSFDCLFCQNWHFRDETLKSARRKAEELANAVDRTTSCICYFGGDPTPQLPFALKASRLAIEKNKDRILRICWETNGTMNKGLLKEMIELSLNSGGCIKFDLKTWNENLNIALTGVTNRRTLENFAFVSESIKERTVPPLLVASTLLVPGYIDEKEIRGIARFIASLDKNIPYALLGFYPHFYMSDLPTTYRRDAQRYLEIAQEEGLIRVRIGNIHLLC